From Providencia sp. R33, a single genomic window includes:
- a CDS encoding DUF3088 family protein, with the protein MKCKLYLLDMGFSDKNYQGETFFCPDCTMLEGILAKNPNLANFIEVSYIPFEKPREELVSLCGEANQSLPALILPEGITSSYQTGCYKNTAYISDLNQIIDFLVDTYHIAKKHP; encoded by the coding sequence ATGAAATGTAAATTGTATCTTTTAGATATGGGCTTTTCGGACAAAAATTACCAAGGCGAAACCTTTTTTTGCCCAGATTGTACAATGCTAGAGGGAATACTGGCCAAGAATCCGAATTTAGCCAATTTTATTGAGGTAAGCTATATTCCTTTCGAGAAACCGCGAGAAGAGTTAGTGAGCCTTTGTGGTGAAGCAAATCAATCTCTACCTGCTTTAATATTGCCTGAAGGTATAACTTCTTCTTACCAAACAGGCTGTTATAAAAATACGGCTTATATTTCTGATTTAAACCAAATCATTGATTTCTTAGTGGATACTTATCATATCGCTAAGAAACATCCATAA
- a CDS encoding Na+/H+ antiporter NhaC family protein, translating to MNDYGIWTIVTPMVTILLAIFTRQVILSLLLGILVGFTVINDHNILLGVNGTLDGIINTFASPGNTKTILFMVMIGGIMRLVVVTGGVRSLVRLLTNKTKLIKNRKAVQLMAMIITSLIFIESSINQLIAGASTKTLAKNYGVSPEKMSYIVQTSCVSVCSSAMINGWGAAMMGVIGVQISKGFITGEPFEILAGSMVFNIMAWFSLASVLFYIFSNFSWGPMKKAELRAHEESLTILSEEHSEQDDEDIIEHPNCHTSLNFFIPILSTVLMVPVALYITGNGDFSKGSGSTSVYWGVMFGTLVSFVWFLARRVLNIETFFKELYIGYASMVKISSVMILAFLMGTVSSDLNTGAYIATVTSGVISPGFSIGFIFLISALMSLATGTSWGTFAIMIPIGVQLGISVGMPVEYMIGAAIAGSIYGDMTSPISSDAIVASMATDCDHIEHIRTQMPYATVTAAFALMVYLYLGFTY from the coding sequence ATGAATGATTATGGAATTTGGACCATTGTCACTCCAATGGTCACGATACTTTTAGCCATTTTTACACGCCAGGTTATTTTATCTTTATTATTGGGAATATTAGTCGGGTTTACCGTTATTAATGATCATAATATATTATTAGGAGTTAACGGAACACTTGATGGAATAATTAATACATTTGCATCACCAGGAAATACAAAAACAATCCTATTTATGGTTATGATAGGTGGCATTATGCGACTTGTCGTAGTCACCGGTGGTGTTAGGTCACTCGTTAGATTATTGACTAATAAAACCAAATTAATAAAGAATAGAAAAGCCGTTCAATTAATGGCGATGATTATTACATCATTAATTTTCATCGAAAGTTCAATTAACCAATTAATTGCGGGTGCGTCAACAAAAACACTCGCGAAGAATTACGGTGTTTCGCCAGAGAAAATGTCTTATATCGTGCAAACATCCTGTGTATCAGTGTGCTCGTCAGCGATGATAAACGGCTGGGGTGCAGCGATGATGGGGGTGATCGGTGTCCAAATTTCAAAAGGTTTTATTACCGGTGAGCCATTTGAGATTTTAGCGGGTTCGATGGTGTTTAATATTATGGCATGGTTTTCTTTAGCATCTGTTTTATTTTACATTTTCTCCAATTTTTCCTGGGGACCAATGAAAAAAGCTGAACTACGTGCTCATGAAGAATCGTTAACTATCTTATCTGAGGAACACTCGGAGCAAGATGATGAAGATATTATTGAACATCCAAATTGCCATACATCTTTAAATTTCTTTATTCCTATTTTATCCACAGTATTAATGGTGCCAGTTGCTTTATATATCACGGGTAATGGGGACTTTAGTAAAGGCAGCGGCTCAACATCCGTTTATTGGGGCGTCATGTTTGGAACCTTAGTTTCATTTGTGTGGTTCTTAGCTCGCCGTGTTTTAAATATCGAAACATTTTTTAAAGAGTTATACATCGGCTACGCGAGTATGGTGAAAATTAGCTCGGTGATGATTTTAGCTTTCTTGATGGGAACTGTTTCATCCGATTTAAATACAGGGGCTTATATTGCTACAGTGACTTCAGGTGTTATTTCCCCGGGCTTCTCAATTGGCTTTATTTTCTTAATTAGTGCTTTGATGTCATTAGCAACAGGGACATCGTGGGGGACATTTGCCATTATGATCCCAATCGGTGTGCAACTCGGTATTTCTGTGGGAATGCCAGTGGAATATATGATTGGTGCTGCTATTGCGGGGTCTATTTATGGTGATATGACCTCTCCAATTTCCAGTGATGCAATTGTGGCCTCCATGGCAACGGATTGTGACCATATTGAACATATTCGGACACAAATGCCTTATGCCACGGTTACCGCCGCATTTGCGCTGATGGTTTACCTCTATTTAGGTTTCACATATTAA
- a CDS encoding DmsC/YnfH family molybdoenzyme membrane anchor subunit, with the protein MGAGLHEYPLILFTVIGQTVAGAFILMALVLQLKPSTQQHHQIVMSMFGLWLLMGIGFLLSMLHMGSPLRAFNSMIRVGHSALSNEIVSGATFFALGGLYWLISFLKKMPQALGQIWLIVTMFAAALFIYAISRVYQIETVPTWFNQYGSLQFILTSLIAGPALAIFLLRVASYDINRVRSFALISIVGIIASCILVTAQGYELGSIQSSVQKASQLVPDYASLMGWRTVCLFLGLAFWLYPHVKMRNPSVISLLVAVLLVIFGELIGRGIFYGLHMTVGMAVAG; encoded by the coding sequence ATGGGTGCTGGCTTACATGAATATCCGTTAATTCTCTTTACTGTTATTGGGCAAACAGTTGCGGGTGCTTTTATTTTAATGGCACTTGTTTTACAACTTAAACCTTCTACGCAGCAACACCACCAAATCGTGATGAGCATGTTTGGGCTATGGTTGTTAATGGGTATTGGCTTTTTATTATCCATGTTACATATGGGTTCACCATTACGCGCTTTTAATTCTATGATACGTGTAGGACATTCTGCATTAAGTAATGAAATTGTCAGCGGCGCCACCTTTTTTGCTTTAGGTGGATTATATTGGCTTATTTCATTTCTCAAAAAAATGCCTCAAGCACTTGGTCAAATTTGGTTGATTGTCACCATGTTTGCTGCGGCATTATTTATTTATGCAATTTCCCGCGTTTATCAAATTGAAACGGTACCAACATGGTTTAATCAATATGGTAGTTTGCAATTTATTCTAACGAGTTTAATTGCAGGCCCTGCCTTAGCCATTTTTCTATTACGCGTCGCTAGCTATGATATTAACAGGGTTCGTTCTTTTGCCCTCATTAGCATTGTCGGTATTATTGCAAGCTGTATTTTAGTCACCGCTCAAGGGTATGAACTCGGTTCGATTCAAAGCTCCGTACAAAAAGCCAGTCAGTTAGTTCCTGACTATGCTTCACTGATGGGATGGCGAACCGTCTGCTTATTTCTTGGTTTGGCTTTTTGGTTATACCCTCACGTTAAAATGAGAAATCCATCAGTTATCAGCTTATTGGTTGCTGTTTTGCTTGTCATATTTGGTGAGCTCATTGGCCGGGGGATTTTCTACGGTTTACATATGACCGTTGGCATGGCTGTGGCGGGTTAA
- a CDS encoding trans-sulfuration enzyme family protein, producing the protein MTKNIATILIHGGKQQDTVNHAIFPAITTASTFVQQSLTEHGEYCYSRCSNPTRYAYETLLAEIEGGTYATATASGVAASSLVLNLLPKDSHIIAMKGVYGGTFRLFERVATENCGHEIDYVDLNNLDEVAAKIKGNTRLIWIESPTNPLLELVDITAVCALAKTHNILTCVDNTFATAWNQKPLELGADIVMLSASKYIGGHSDLIGGAVITQREDLASRLDFLKTTLGAIASPFDSYLALRGLKTLALRMSAQCSNAQQVAEYLATHPKIEHVYYPGLQSHPQYQLCKTQMRTGGAVVTIKLKGDIEDTKNFLSKVTYFVLAESLGGVESMVNHSATMSHGSMTKEERESIHVYDTTLRLSVGIEDINDLLNDLEKALS; encoded by the coding sequence ATGACTAAGAATATTGCTACAATTTTAATCCATGGTGGGAAACAGCAAGATACCGTTAATCATGCTATTTTCCCTGCAATCACAACCGCAAGTACCTTTGTTCAACAGAGCTTAACGGAGCATGGTGAATACTGTTATTCCCGTTGCAGCAACCCGACACGCTACGCTTATGAAACGTTATTAGCTGAAATTGAAGGGGGAACCTATGCAACAGCAACCGCTTCAGGGGTTGCCGCTTCAAGCTTAGTATTAAACTTATTACCAAAAGACTCCCATATTATTGCCATGAAAGGCGTTTATGGTGGAACCTTTCGTTTATTTGAGCGTGTTGCAACTGAAAATTGTGGTCACGAAATAGATTATGTTGACTTAAATAACCTTGATGAGGTTGCAGCTAAAATAAAAGGTAACACTCGCTTAATATGGATTGAAAGCCCAACTAATCCGCTACTTGAGTTAGTGGATATTACAGCAGTTTGCGCATTAGCAAAAACGCATAATATTTTGACGTGTGTGGATAATACATTTGCAACAGCATGGAACCAAAAGCCATTAGAATTGGGTGCTGATATAGTGATGTTATCGGCAAGCAAATATATTGGGGGTCACTCAGATTTAATTGGTGGTGCTGTTATTACCCAACGTGAAGATCTTGCAAGTCGCCTTGATTTTCTAAAAACTACGCTCGGTGCAATTGCTTCTCCTTTTGATTCATACCTCGCATTACGTGGCTTAAAAACATTGGCATTACGCATGTCAGCACAATGCAGCAATGCACAGCAAGTTGCAGAATATTTAGCTACGCACCCGAAAATTGAACACGTTTATTACCCAGGTTTACAATCACACCCACAATATCAGCTATGCAAAACGCAAATGCGAACTGGCGGGGCGGTGGTGACAATTAAATTAAAAGGCGATATTGAAGACACCAAAAATTTCTTATCTAAAGTCACTTATTTTGTGCTAGCAGAATCTCTCGGTGGTGTGGAAAGTATGGTAAACCACTCAGCGACCATGTCCCATGGCTCAATGACGAAAGAAGAAAGAGAAAGTATTCATGTTTACGATACGACATTGCGTTTATCGGTAGGCATTGAAGATATTAATGATTTATTAAATGATTTAGAAAAAGCATTATCTTAA
- the dmsD gene encoding Tat proofreading chaperone DmsD: MEQKQLDDMSLCTQTLGALFSYDPSDPRVNRLITLFSTSEWLTEWPLTAHYDCQRIDRLFQGQAKQSESLKEAYERLFIGPNALPAPPWGSVYLDKENVLFGISTLELRAWLRNNQINIELNSSEPEDHVGLLFLLTAWVIQNKPELLNDLLEIHFLPWVYRYLEKMQLESGCDFYEGAALLATETLKYLQKEAQLTPANKELHL; this comes from the coding sequence ATGGAACAAAAACAATTAGATGACATGTCTCTGTGCACCCAAACGTTAGGCGCACTATTTTCATATGACCCTTCAGACCCTCGTGTTAACAGGCTCATTACGTTATTTAGCACAAGCGAGTGGCTAACCGAATGGCCTCTCACTGCACATTATGATTGCCAACGGATTGATCGGTTATTTCAAGGCCAAGCTAAGCAGTCTGAATCACTAAAAGAAGCCTATGAGCGGTTATTTATTGGCCCTAATGCGCTCCCTGCTCCGCCTTGGGGCTCAGTCTATCTTGATAAAGAAAATGTTTTATTTGGTATTTCAACTCTTGAACTAAGAGCGTGGTTACGTAACAACCAAATTAATATTGAATTAAATTCCAGTGAGCCAGAAGACCATGTGGGGTTATTGTTTTTATTAACGGCATGGGTCATCCAAAATAAACCTGAACTACTGAATGATTTATTGGAAATTCATTTTTTACCATGGGTATATCGTTACTTGGAGAAAATGCAATTAGAAAGTGGCTGTGATTTTTATGAAGGCGCTGCGTTATTGGCAACAGAAACCTTAAAATACTTGCAAAAAGAAGCCCAATTAACACCAGCAAATAAAGAACTTCATCTGTAA
- a CDS encoding D-cysteine desulfhydrase translates to MSIQERLSAIAKIDLLHTATPLMKLNNISEYLGREIYIKRDDMTPLAMGGNKLRKLEFIIADALQKKAKVLVTAGAIQSNHVRQTAAIAAMYGLECVALLENPLQSGNSLFLNNGNKLLTDLFNTRCYFCEELTDPNMQMKELIESLGLENAYVVPVGGSNALGSLGYVSCALEIAQQKPKEIDFAAVIVASGSAGTHAGLAMGLQAVLPQTPIIGVTVSRTVEQQQPKIEKLQHEIGELLNLVDFPSVQLWDQYFSPAYGAPNNKGQQAIELLAQKEGILLDPVYTGKAMAGLIDNILKETIEGNQPLLFIHTGGSPALFAYSEINVASI, encoded by the coding sequence ATGAGTATACAAGAAAGGCTTTCAGCAATAGCAAAAATTGACTTATTACATACGGCAACGCCATTGATGAAACTGAATAATATATCTGAATATCTTGGTCGTGAAATTTATATTAAACGTGATGATATGACCCCCCTTGCCATGGGGGGCAACAAATTGCGTAAGTTAGAGTTTATTATTGCCGATGCCCTTCAGAAAAAAGCCAAGGTATTAGTCACGGCTGGAGCGATACAATCTAACCATGTTCGTCAAACGGCAGCGATTGCTGCAATGTACGGTTTAGAATGTGTCGCATTATTGGAAAACCCGCTGCAAAGCGGGAATTCCTTATTTTTAAATAATGGCAATAAACTCCTGACGGATTTGTTTAATACTCGCTGTTATTTTTGTGAAGAATTAACTGACCCTAATATGCAGATGAAAGAATTAATTGAATCATTGGGGCTAGAAAATGCATATGTTGTGCCCGTCGGTGGCTCGAATGCTTTAGGCTCACTGGGTTATGTGAGTTGTGCTTTGGAAATTGCACAGCAAAAGCCAAAAGAGATTGATTTTGCTGCGGTGATTGTTGCCTCAGGTAGTGCGGGGACTCATGCAGGATTGGCGATGGGGTTACAGGCCGTGTTACCGCAAACGCCCATTATTGGTGTGACCGTTTCACGCACGGTTGAACAACAGCAGCCTAAAATTGAAAAGCTACAACATGAAATTGGTGAGTTATTAAACCTCGTTGATTTTCCGAGTGTACAATTATGGGATCAATACTTTTCACCTGCTTATGGAGCTCCAAATAATAAAGGGCAGCAAGCCATTGAGTTATTAGCGCAAAAAGAAGGTATTTTACTCGACCCTGTATATACGGGGAAAGCGATGGCAGGGTTAATCGATAATATTTTAAAAGAAACCATTGAGGGCAATCAGCCGCTTCTCTTTATTCATACTGGCGGTTCACCTGCTTTATTTGCTTATTCTGAAATCAATGTAGCAAGTATTTAA
- a CDS encoding trans-sulfuration enzyme family protein, producing MKINTKVIHGYPMTDKYTGSSSIPLYQSSTYSQSNIEENYAYIYSRFSNPTRDALSEAICSIENAQFSEVFSSGMAAISAVLLGFSQGDHIIACKNIYGGTFQLMTEFLPRYGISVTFVDATDPKNYAEAIQENTKAFYIETPSNPTLQVTDLNAVIGLAKKNNLITVCDNTFMTPLLSDVISLGIDFSINSATKFINGHSDVILGTVATNNAEYAKWLHKSAVAIGSIAAPFDSWLTMRGLKSMAMRVERSSENAQKLAEYLNQHSKVKTVFYPGLVSHPNHHIHMQQSKNGGMVVSFDLGNEKNVKLFLDAIRIPLVAVSLGGIESIISYPKIMSHACIPEEERIAQGVTDGLLRFSVGCEDISDLLADLDNALSTL from the coding sequence ATGAAGATTAATACTAAAGTTATACACGGTTACCCAATGACGGATAAATATACGGGAAGTTCATCTATTCCTTTGTACCAATCGTCAACTTATTCGCAAAGTAATATTGAAGAAAATTATGCGTATATTTATTCGCGTTTTTCAAATCCAACTCGTGATGCACTAAGCGAAGCTATTTGCTCAATTGAGAATGCGCAATTTTCTGAGGTTTTTTCATCGGGTATGGCTGCAATTAGTGCGGTCCTATTAGGGTTTAGTCAGGGAGATCATATAATTGCCTGCAAAAATATTTATGGCGGCACTTTTCAGTTAATGACTGAATTTTTACCTCGCTATGGTATTTCAGTGACATTTGTTGATGCGACAGACCCTAAAAACTATGCAGAAGCAATACAAGAAAATACCAAGGCATTCTACATTGAAACACCATCTAACCCGACACTGCAAGTCACAGATTTAAATGCAGTTATTGGCTTGGCAAAAAAGAATAATTTAATCACCGTATGTGATAATACGTTTATGACGCCGTTGTTGTCAGATGTGATTTCACTGGGTATCGATTTTTCTATTAACAGCGCCACCAAATTTATTAATGGGCACAGTGACGTTATTTTAGGGACGGTTGCGACAAATAACGCCGAATATGCAAAATGGCTACACAAATCCGCGGTGGCTATTGGCAGTATTGCAGCACCATTCGATAGTTGGCTGACAATGCGCGGTTTAAAATCAATGGCAATGCGAGTTGAGCGTTCTAGTGAAAATGCGCAAAAGCTTGCAGAATATCTGAACCAGCATTCGAAGGTAAAAACAGTATTTTATCCAGGTTTAGTTTCACATCCAAATCACCACATTCATATGCAGCAATCTAAAAATGGCGGAATGGTTGTATCCTTTGATTTAGGTAATGAAAAGAATGTGAAATTATTTTTAGATGCGATTCGTATTCCATTGGTCGCCGTTAGCTTAGGGGGAATTGAGTCAATTATTTCTTATCCTAAGATTATGTCCCATGCTTGTATCCCTGAAGAGGAACGAATTGCACAAGGTGTAACAGATGGGTTGCTACGTTTTTCGGTTGGTTGTGAAGATATTAGTGATTTATTGGCGGATTTAGATAACGCGTTATCGACGTTATAG